In Dioscorea cayenensis subsp. rotundata cultivar TDr96_F1 chromosome 11, TDr96_F1_v2_PseudoChromosome.rev07_lg8_w22 25.fasta, whole genome shotgun sequence, a single genomic region encodes these proteins:
- the LOC120271553 gene encoding uncharacterized protein LOC120271553: MKAYLKAYDMWDAIEKDDDVDILPEHPTTAQKKSHVEATTKKYKALTAIHSAVSEEMFTRLMTCDTAKQAWLKLKEEYEGDLKARRVQVLNLRREFEILRMKDGETVREFADKVMNVVNRVCLLGEELTDQRVVEKVLVSLPERFEHKIASLEDSKDLTVMSVGELVSSLQAVEQRQKHEKKMRKSSRGKQGKTEIGGHEKTKFRKKTFKKRRLGSLLRTTKKLNVQDGSQSNTYVKKKCKQFGHIEKVCKSDQQQPKARWVEEVERDEEMMFMAFEKENSEVNAREVPVVG, from the exons ATGAAGGCATACTTGAAAGCATATGACATGTGGGATGCTATAGagaaggatgatgatgttgatattcTTCCAGAGCATCCAACAACTGCACAGAAGAAGAGTCATGTTGAAGCTACAACCAAGAAGTACAAGGCTCTCACTGCAATTCATTCAGCAGTGAGTGAAGAGATGTTTACAAGACTTATGACTTGTGATACAGCCAAACAAGCATGGCTCAAACTCAAGGAGGAGTATGAGGGTGACTTGAAGGCCAGAAGAGTTCAAGTTCTCAACTTGAGAAGAGAGTTTGAAATATTGCGGATGAAGGATGGAGAAACTGTCAGGGAGTTTGCTGACAAAGTAATGAATGTCGTGAACCGGGTTTGTCTACTTGGAGAGGAACTCACAGACCAAAGAGTAGTGGAGAAGGTACTAGTTAGCTTGCCTGAGAGGTTTGAGCATAAAATTGCATCCTTAGAAGATTCCAAAGACCTTACAGTGATGAGCGTTGGTGAATTGGTGAGTTCTCTTCAAGCTGTGGAGCAAAgacaaaaacatgagaaaaagatgagaaagagttCGAGAGGAAAGCAAGGTAAGACAGAGATTGGTGGTCACGAGAAGACTAAGTTTCGGaagaaaacattcaaaaaaaggCGCTTGGGAAGTTTACTGAGGACTACAAAGAAGCTAAATGTGCAAGATGGGAGTCAAAGCAATACCTATGTGAAGAA GAAATGTAAGCAATTTGGTCATATTGAGAAGGTGTGCAAGTCTGatcaacaacaaccaaaagCTCGGTGGGTCGAAGAAGTGGAACGTGATGAAGAGATGATGTTTATGGCCTTTGAGAAGGAAAATTCGGAAGTGAATGCAAGAGAAGTCCCGGTTGTCGGATAG
- the LOC120271554 gene encoding uncharacterized mitochondrial protein AtMg00810-like: MRSETEATLYVKRSEDEDLLVASVYVDDILLIGSKESKVEEFKESMKTTFEMSDLGRMSFFLGMEVKQMETGIFLHQKKYAEELLSKFCMGNSKPVSTPFSVGEKLFKEDGTPQRGIFKQQRESFDTLKGTVDYGIYYGRTNSVNLIGFSDSDWAGNDEEVKSISGNCFTIGTGVITWSSKKQGPRTSINTGRVYWGYPSVEIAISIAKNPVFHSKTKHIKVKYHVVRYYEEKKEIKVVFSLLEEQLADIYTKPLSKFRFEILVMRLGMDGLSPRRRLKAGEASNSSLN; this comes from the exons ATGAGAAGTGAAACTGAAGCAACATTGTATGTGAAAAGAAGTGAAGATGAAGACTTATTAGTTGCTTCagtgtatgtggatgatattttattaataggCAGCAAAGAATCAAAGGTTGAAGAGTTTAAAGAGAGCATGAAGACAACTTTTGAGATGAGTGATCTTGGGAGGATGTCATTCTTCTTGGGAATGGAGGTGAAGCAAATGGAGACTGGAATATTTTTACATCAAAAGAAGTATGCAGAAGAACTCTTATCCAAATTCTGTATGGGAAATAGCAAGCCAGTCAGTACACCATTTTCAGTTGGAGAAAAACTCTTCAAGGAGGATGGTACACCTCAA AGAGGCATTTTCAAGCAGCAAAGAGAGTCCTTCGATACATTAAAAGGGACTGTTGATTATGGCATATACTATGGTAGAACAAATTCAGTAAATCTTATTGGCTTTTCGGACAGTGATTGGGctggaaatgatgaagaagtGAAGAGTATTTCTGGAAATTGCTTTACTATTGGGACTGGAGTGATCACTTGGAGCTCAAAAAAGCAAGGTCCGAGAACTTCAATCAACACTGGTCGAGTATATTGGGGGTATCCGAGCGTTGAAATAG CTATTTCGATAGCAAAGAATCCAGTTTTTCATAGCAAGACCAAGCACATCAAAGTTAAATACCATGTTGTTCGTTACtatgaagagaagaaagaaattaaagtgGTGTTCTCATTGCTCGAAGAGCAATTAGCTGATATATACACTAAGCCTTTGAGCAAATTCAGATTTGAGATACTCGTAATGAGGCTTGGAATGGACGGCTTGAGTCCAAGGAGGAGATTGAAGGCTGGAGAAGCTAGCAACTCAAGTCTGAATTGA
- the LOC120272698 gene encoding multiple organellar RNA editing factor 2, chloroplastic-like: MAAASLRAAAAVRPQASFLLSKRFLFSGTFSRPTCLPSSPFLGAVRPRPSPAVISHETLRVLAPGALRMIPIRCRVNRAGDSGYSPLNSGSGSGSGSGFTDRPPAEMAPLFPGCDYEHWLIVMDKPGGEGATKQQMIDCYIQTLAKVVGSEEEAKKKIYNVSCERYFGFGCEIDEETSNKLEGLPGVLFVLPDSYVDAENKDYGAELFVNGEIVQRSPERQRRVEPVPQRAQDRPRYNDRTRYVRRRENQRG, encoded by the exons ATGGCCGCCGCCTCTCTCCGTGCTGCCGCAGCCGTCCGACCCCAAGCCTCTTTCCTCCTCTCCAAGCGCTTCCTCTTCTCCGGCACCTTCTCGCGCCCTACTTGCCTCCCGTCGTCCCCTTTCCTTGGCGCCGTCCGCCCTCGCCCCTCACCTGCAGTAATATCCCATGAGACCTTGCGAGTCCTGGCTCCTGGAGCCCTGCGGATGATTCCGATCCGGTGTAGGGTTAACCGGGCCGGTGACTCTGGTTACTCGCCCCTCAACTCCGGCTCCGGCTCCGGCTCTGGGTCGGGGTTTACTGACAGGCCTCCCGCGGAAATGGCGCCGCTGTTCCCTGGTTGCGATTACGAGCACTGGCTCATCGTCATGGACAAGCCTGGCGGCGAGGGGGCTACCAAGCAGCAGATGATCGATTGCTAcatccaaaccctagccaaggTTGTCGGAAG TGAGGAAGAAGCTAAGAAGAAAATATACAATGTTTCTTGTGAGAGGTACTTTGGGTTTGGTTGTGAGATTGATGAGGAGACATCTAACAAGCTGGAAG GTCTTCCAGGTGTTCTGTTTGTCCTTCCAGATTCTTATGTTGATGCTGAAAACAAAGACTATGGAG CTGAATTGTTTGTGAATGGAGAAATAGTTCAAAGATCCCCTGAGAGACAGAGGAGGGTCGAACCAGTCCCTCAGAGAGCTCAAGATAGACCAAGATACAATGATAGGACGAGATATGTGAGGCGGAGGGAGAACCAGCGTGGATAG